GCGACGGCTCGTTCAAGATCGATTCGAACCGGCAACTGGTCACCTCGAACGGTTATCTCCTCGAGCCTCCGGTGGTGCTTCCCGACAACTTCATTCACGAGACGCTGGCCACAAGCCAGGATGGCCGGATTACGGTCAAGATCATCGGCGAGGACGATCCGATCGATGTCGGTCAGCTCGAGATATACCGCTTCGTGAACCCCGCCGGCCTTGCGAGCATAGGCGGAAACCTCTTCAAGACCACTCCCGCCTCCGGCGAGGAGATACCGGGCCAGCCGGGCATGGGCGGCATGGCGAAGACCCACCAGGGCTTCCTCGAGATGTCGAACGTGAAGGTGGTCGAGGAGATGGTAAACATGATCGTGGCCCAGCGCGCCTACGAGATCAACTCCAAGGCCATCCAGACCTCGGATTCGATGCTCGCCACGGCGATAGGGCTCAAGCGGTAGGCGCCATGCGTAAACTCCTGACCGCGACGGCGGTCGCCGTGCTGATTGCCGCTTCGGCGGCTCCATCCTCCGCGGCCGTCATCGTGTATCTCGTTTCGCGCGCCGAGCTAAGCAAAGCGCCCGCACTCGGCGACGTGGCGAGTATTGACGCCGCGCCCGGGATCAGAAACATGCTTTTGAACCTCGCCATTCCGGAGAAGGCCCTTTCGGACGGATATGTCGACCGCCGCGAAGTAGAGGACCTGCTCGCCGCCGCGGTGAGCGAGGGAGTGCTTGTTTACGGCAACGCTGTGCGGGTGAACCGTATGGTCAGGGAAGAACCCGCCGCGCAAGAAGGGAGCGCGGTTGTTTCCGAACAGCTCGTTCGCACCGGCGATGCGGTGAATGTGCGCGTGAAGAATAACGGCATAATCATAGAGCTTTCCGGAAACGCGCTCCAGGGCGGGGCCAGGGGCGACGAGGTCGCGGTGAAGCTGAAGGGAAACCGTACGCTCAAAGGGCGGGTCGTACAGAAAAGCCTTATAGAGCTGGCGTTATGAGCGGTTTATCGACCGGGATAAAGATACTTTCCGTCCTCTGTGGCGTTCTCGTCTGCGGAACGGTCTCGGGGAAGAGCATCTGGACCGACAAGAACATCTATTCCTCGGGCGAAAGCCTTCAGGTGGGCGATATCATATCGGTGCAGGTGGACGATATCTCGCAACTGCGCTTCACCATGGCGCTTGCGGACAGCAACAGCTTCAACCTCAACTCCAGGCCGGATGCCGGTATAACGGGTTTCCTGCCAAAAGTCAATTCCGAGCGAAAGATCACAAATACCGACAAGACCGAAGTATCGGGCCGCGGCAATTTAAAGATCGTTATAGGATCGCGCGTAACGGCGCGAAGGGACGACGGCAAGTACCAGATAGCCGGGGTGCGTTCGTACTCGTTCAACGGCGCGGCGAACCAGTTCGCCGTGAGCGGCATAATCGATCCGGCATCGGTGAAGGGGCGCACCGTACACTCCAGGGACGTCGCCGACTTCCGGCTGGACATACGCGGGGTGAAGGAGGTCCCGGGCGTCAACATCACCCGCCCCGCGCCGGGACCGGACGAGAGCGCGACGAGCTCGCTCACCGAAGAGGAGAAACAGCG
The DNA window shown above is from Spirochaetota bacterium and carries:
- a CDS encoding flagella basal body P-ring formation protein FlgA, coding for MRKLLTATAVAVLIAASAAPSSAAVIVYLVSRAELSKAPALGDVASIDAAPGIRNMLLNLAIPEKALSDGYVDRREVEDLLAAAVSEGVLVYGNAVRVNRMVREEPAAQEGSAVVSEQLVRTGDAVNVRVKNNGIIIELSGNALQGGARGDEVAVKLKGNRTLKGRVVQKSLIELAL
- the flgG gene encoding flagellar basal-body rod protein FlgG — translated: MMRSLWTAASGMVSQQFNIDTISNNLSNVNTTGFKKNRAEFEDLIYQTLLMAGTPATEVSEVPTGIQVGHGVKTAATQKLFHQGSLQSTENKTDLALEGEGFFKIQLYDGTFAYTRDGSFKIDSNRQLVTSNGYLLEPPVVLPDNFIHETLATSQDGRITVKIIGEDDPIDVGQLEIYRFVNPAGLASIGGNLFKTTPASGEEIPGQPGMGGMAKTHQGFLEMSNVKVVEEMVNMIVAQRAYEINSKAIQTSDSMLATAIGLKR
- a CDS encoding flagellar basal body L-ring protein FlgH, whose protein sequence is MSGLSTGIKILSVLCGVLVCGTVSGKSIWTDKNIYSSGESLQVGDIISVQVDDISQLRFTMALADSNSFNLNSRPDAGITGFLPKVNSERKITNTDKTEVSGRGNLKIVIGSRVTARRDDGKYQIAGVRSYSFNGAANQFAVSGIIDPASVKGRTVHSRDVADFRLDIRGVKEVPGVNITRPAPGPDESATSSLTEEEKQRIIVDYLNKMLREMGR